One genomic region from Asterias amurensis chromosome 7, ASM3211899v1 encodes:
- the LOC139939595 gene encoding uncharacterized protein: MNAQVTSLCKGLNYQMRNISRIRRFLDKDTCHLVVRALILTRLDYGNALLFGSNSTDIQRLQRLQNWAAKLVCRAQKHDHATPYLQDLHWLPIRERITFKILVYVYKCLNNTAPGY, encoded by the coding sequence ATGAATGCTCAAGTAACATCCCTGTGCAAAGGTCTCAACTACCAGATGCGCAATATCTCTAGAATCAGAAGATTCCTCGATAAGGACACTTGTCATCTTGTTGTCCGTGCTCTGATTCTTACCAGGCTTGACTATGGTAATGCCTTGCTGTTTGGGTCCAACTCAACAGACATACAGCGACTCCAACGGCTACAAAACTGGGCTGCTAAACTTGTCTGTCGTGCCCAAAAGCATGACCACGCAACACCATACTTACAAGATCTTCACTGGCTGCCGATTAGGGAGAGGATAACCTTCAAGATCTTGGTTTATGTGTATAAATGCCTCAACAACACAGCTCCTGGCTATTAA